Proteins co-encoded in one Arachis hypogaea cultivar Tifrunner chromosome 11, arahy.Tifrunner.gnm2.J5K5, whole genome shotgun sequence genomic window:
- the LOC140176453 gene encoding PRA1 family protein B1-like: MEHLRRYVQNQDWSELINNNEGAMTAPKDLSVATYRIWNNGKRFRAQYTIIMAGMVAVYLVMNHFMLSVLLALLAGAWHHVLQLQPGQQVELIGRAFIRAESLMWLCPIIIAVIVLNNLLAVFGAVVVAVLVVCVHGAILDPGAAPNRRR; the protein is encoded by the coding sequence ATGGAGCACCTCCGTCGCTACGTACAGAACCAAGACTGGTCAGAACTCATCAACAACAATGAAGGAGCCATGACGGCTCCCAAAGACCTTAGCGTTGCAACCTATCGAATCTGGAACAACGGCAAACGCTTCCGCGCCCAATACACCATCATCATGGCCGGGATGGTGGCAGTGTACCTCGTCATGAACCATTTCATGCTCTCCGTCCTGCTGGCCTTGCTCGCCGGCGCATGGCACCACGTCCTCCAGTTGCAGCCAGGGCAGCAAGTTGAACTCATTGGGCGCGCGTTCATCCGCGCCGAGTCTCTCATGTGGCTTTGCCCCATTATCATCGCCGTGATTGTGCTGAACAACTTGTTAGCAGTATTCGGTGCTGTGGTGGTGGCTGTGTTGGTGGTTTGTGTTCACGGTGCTATTCTGGATCCGGGTGCTGCACCAAATAGGAGGCGATGA